One Fibrobacter sp. UWB16 DNA window includes the following coding sequences:
- a CDS encoding dihydroorotate oxidase: MNNNCINHEYYMRVSDRILALIRRIFHNNPEFRHDSFKHVARFAPVIPFMGGRPDLSKTLNRVVTFADGSNPLHFGAPIVLAAGANKTALRICDFANMGFGGISVGTATRHVREGNTHRPRIGFIEKDRAIHNSMGLNNDGVEAVTRRTDAQIAAAHRAQMCVGISVAETPGLTDENEKVKDIIESFSIAYRVADYIEINVSCPNTGENRLDLDMSFIDKIFSEIKKYRDAQSYRKAVYAKLSPDMAEAHTATIMDALVKAGVNGVVIGNTYPTKKLTDLPVHVKYNDLTPLRADGDRGGMSGRPLYENMVKNVKFIREHYPQMSVMACGGIDHGYKIYDLIKLGVDAVQCYSVVAFRWMAAHAMRKELEEALSKDGFRTLADYDAKNPKG, from the coding sequence ATGAACAATAATTGCATCAACCACGAATATTACATGCGCGTGAGCGACCGCATCTTGGCTCTCATTCGTCGCATTTTCCACAACAATCCGGAATTTCGCCATGATTCTTTTAAGCATGTGGCACGCTTTGCTCCGGTGATTCCGTTCATGGGCGGTCGCCCGGACTTGAGCAAGACTCTGAATCGCGTGGTGACGTTTGCCGATGGCTCGAATCCGCTCCATTTTGGGGCTCCGATTGTGCTTGCGGCTGGTGCAAACAAGACGGCTCTTCGCATTTGCGATTTTGCCAACATGGGATTTGGCGGCATCTCCGTCGGGACAGCTACTCGTCACGTCCGCGAAGGAAATACGCATAGACCGCGTATCGGATTTATTGAAAAAGACCGTGCTATTCACAACAGCATGGGCCTCAATAACGATGGCGTTGAAGCGGTGACACGTCGCACGGACGCTCAAATTGCAGCCGCTCATAGGGCTCAAATGTGCGTGGGCATCTCCGTTGCCGAAACTCCGGGCCTTACGGACGAAAATGAAAAAGTCAAGGACATCATCGAAAGTTTCTCCATTGCTTACCGCGTGGCAGACTACATCGAAATTAACGTGAGCTGCCCGAATACGGGAGAGAACCGCCTCGATCTTGACATGTCCTTTATCGACAAGATTTTCTCTGAAATCAAGAAATACCGCGATGCTCAAAGCTACCGCAAGGCCGTTTATGCAAAGCTCAGCCCGGATATGGCCGAAGCACATACGGCGACCATCATGGATGCTCTTGTGAAGGCAGGCGTGAATGGCGTTGTCATCGGCAATACGTATCCGACTAAAAAGCTCACCGACCTCCCGGTTCATGTGAAGTACAATGATTTGACCCCGCTCCGTGCTGACGGCGATCGCGGTGGCATGTCTGGCCGCCCACTTTACGAAAACATGGTCAAGAATGTCAAGTTCATTCGCGAACATTACCCGCAGATGAGCGTGATGGCTTGCGGTGGCATTGACCATGGCTACAAGATTTACGACCTTATCAAGCTAGGCGTCGATGCGGTGCAGTGCTATTCTGTTGTGGCTTTCCGCTGGATGGCTGCCCATGCCATGCGCAAGGAACTTGAAGAAGCTCTCTCGAAAGACGGTTTCAGGACTCTCGCTGATTACGACGCCAAGAATCCAAAGGGCTAA
- a CDS encoding NAD(P)H-binding protein, translated as MIALLTGGAGVVGKALCRELIARGVCVRVLTLPGDSLAKSLPSEVDVRYGDVTDFDSIRDAFENVDVVYHLAAILLSTKRGTFEHVNTWGTRNVIEACKLAGVRRFLYVSSISVTYPVLTPYGESKKKGEALVHASGLDWTIVRPTLVIGDGGGVEFNMFRDYVKRFPVYFMPGGGKCLKRPVCSVDLVKGIAVAGLMKSAVGKTYALAGSTVMTMAEMAKHVLTDAGMHHLMVPLPWWISKRLAVLKNWIGGKRVSAEQALAGFLYDAAPSIEDAERDLEYHPGCPF; from the coding sequence ATGATTGCTCTTTTAACGGGTGGCGCCGGCGTCGTAGGGAAGGCGTTGTGCCGGGAACTAATAGCACGGGGAGTGTGTGTCCGCGTCTTGACGCTTCCGGGCGATTCTTTGGCGAAGTCCTTACCGAGCGAGGTGGACGTCCGTTATGGCGATGTGACTGATTTTGATTCTATCCGAGATGCGTTCGAAAACGTCGATGTCGTCTATCACTTGGCGGCAATTCTTTTATCGACAAAACGCGGTACTTTTGAACACGTGAATACGTGGGGAACCCGCAATGTTATTGAGGCTTGCAAACTTGCTGGTGTGCGGCGATTCCTTTATGTTTCTAGCATTTCCGTGACGTACCCAGTGCTTACGCCTTATGGCGAAAGCAAAAAGAAGGGCGAGGCTTTGGTGCATGCCTCCGGACTTGACTGGACGATTGTGCGCCCGACGCTTGTGATTGGCGATGGGGGCGGTGTCGAGTTCAACATGTTCCGCGATTACGTGAAGCGATTCCCGGTCTATTTTATGCCGGGGGGTGGCAAATGTCTCAAACGTCCGGTTTGCAGTGTGGATTTGGTCAAGGGAATCGCTGTGGCTGGGCTTATGAAAAGTGCGGTGGGGAAGACTTACGCCCTTGCGGGCTCGACGGTCATGACGATGGCGGAGATGGCTAAGCATGTGCTGACTGACGCCGGGATGCATCATCTGATGGTTCCGCTTCCGTGGTGGATTTCCAAACGACTTGCCGTCCTGAAAAACTGGATTGGAGGCAAGCGCGTGTCTGCCGAGCAGGCTTTAGCGGGATTTTTGTACGATGCTGCCCCGTCCATCGAAGATGCCGAACGCGACCTCGAATATCATCCGGGTTGCCCTTTTTAG
- a CDS encoding thioredoxin-like domain-containing protein, which translates to MSKIIRAICVIMLLSASAFAGPWLGLIYKKSLYENHLALLVSGVHPESGCLAAGVVSGDLVIGFDGKDLVNVAQMQDVMKKAKVGSKVAIEIFRDGKRIPLTVTLTERPDDISSLTGSAIGSKMAEFGKNFYKNGEKRKEAPKATLLDFWATWCGPCRQTLPVLEKIYNKYSSQGLEVIGISSEQTKPLLAFYKKQHASPYPLYRDADQGLWRRYGIHAVPTLMLLDSNGYIKRVWSGAPSFEMLEKLVLEVLEK; encoded by the coding sequence ATGTCGAAAATCATTCGTGCAATTTGTGTTATCATGCTTCTCTCGGCTTCTGCGTTTGCGGGACCGTGGCTTGGACTCATTTACAAGAAATCCCTCTATGAAAATCACCTTGCGCTTCTTGTTTCTGGTGTGCATCCGGAATCGGGTTGTTTGGCAGCTGGTGTTGTTTCGGGCGATTTGGTTATCGGTTTTGATGGCAAGGATTTGGTCAACGTGGCGCAGATGCAAGATGTCATGAAGAAGGCGAAAGTCGGTTCGAAGGTTGCGATTGAAATTTTCCGCGATGGCAAGCGTATCCCGCTGACTGTCACGCTTACGGAACGCCCGGACGATATTTCAAGCCTCACGGGTTCTGCTATCGGAAGCAAGATGGCTGAATTTGGCAAGAACTTCTACAAGAATGGCGAAAAGAGAAAGGAAGCTCCGAAGGCGACACTTCTCGATTTCTGGGCCACTTGGTGCGGACCTTGCCGCCAGACGCTCCCCGTGCTCGAAAAAATCTATAACAAGTATTCTAGCCAGGGGCTCGAAGTCATCGGCATTTCGTCCGAACAGACCAAGCCGCTCCTTGCTTTCTACAAGAAGCAACATGCATCTCCGTATCCGCTTTACCGCGATGCTGATCAGGGACTCTGGCGCCGTTACGGGATTCATGCGGTCCCGACGCTCATGCTTCTTGATTCTAATGGCTATATCAAGCGCGTCTGGAGTGGCGCTCCGAGCTTTGAAATGCTCGAAAAGCTCGTGCTTGAAGTTCTCGAAAAGTAG
- the nadE gene encoding NAD(+) synthase, with product MKLYVVQMKILPGNVSANMQTMKAAFDRAKAAEVDCVVFPRNALTGPSNKALPVDWAEIRKYAGNMPFFLCGDVLDDTPLLNVAHVTHGSDFYVVGRREVENKELSHLAKDCAMPVICLNGVGTDNTGKNIYALAGGSRVFDCDGKIVFEMPLFSEAGAVVEFVDGNVQVYADSSKPYTSEIAEIHDALVFMIRENLKMFHISRMVIGASGGIDSAVSAALYAEAIGPQNVYLVNMPTRFNSDTTKNAARDLAENLGTPYMVAPISDIIESVCHTLERCSFVRNDTVMKIAGINHENLQARTRSASILSTVASVVGAGVTCNGNKSEAMVGYCTLYGDTCGVMCALGDLWKTQVYALARYINRDSEIIPKASIDIPASAELSEAMNVDEGKGDPILYPYHDKLFAMWVEKGVSLAHTERLAMEGTLCETLGVDAAYFKAHLPTVEAALEDMRFWYRRFKGLALAKRIQFPPILSVSGHAFGGEYRESQLSC from the coding sequence ATGAAACTTTATGTGGTACAGATGAAGATTTTGCCGGGCAATGTCTCGGCAAATATGCAAACGATGAAGGCTGCTTTTGATCGCGCTAAGGCTGCCGAAGTAGATTGCGTTGTGTTTCCACGAAATGCTTTGACGGGGCCTTCGAACAAGGCTCTCCCTGTAGACTGGGCCGAAATCCGCAAGTATGCGGGCAACATGCCGTTCTTCTTGTGCGGTGACGTGCTTGACGATACGCCACTTTTGAATGTGGCCCATGTGACCCATGGCAGTGACTTTTATGTGGTTGGCCGTCGCGAAGTCGAGAACAAGGAACTTTCGCACTTGGCGAAGGATTGTGCGATGCCGGTCATTTGCCTGAACGGTGTCGGGACTGACAATACCGGTAAGAACATCTATGCGCTTGCTGGCGGCAGCCGTGTGTTTGACTGCGATGGAAAAATCGTCTTTGAAATGCCTCTCTTTAGCGAGGCCGGAGCGGTGGTCGAATTTGTCGATGGCAATGTGCAAGTTTATGCGGATTCTTCAAAACCGTACACGAGCGAAATCGCCGAAATTCACGATGCGCTTGTATTCATGATCCGCGAAAACTTGAAGATGTTCCATATCTCGCGCATGGTCATTGGCGCAAGCGGTGGCATTGATAGTGCTGTTTCTGCTGCGCTTTATGCCGAAGCGATTGGACCGCAGAACGTGTATCTCGTGAACATGCCGACGCGCTTCAATTCGGATACGACAAAGAATGCGGCTCGTGACTTGGCCGAGAACCTTGGAACGCCGTACATGGTCGCTCCAATTTCGGACATTATTGAATCTGTTTGCCACACGCTGGAACGTTGCTCCTTTGTGCGCAACGACACCGTGATGAAAATTGCAGGGATCAACCACGAGAACTTGCAGGCGAGGACGCGCTCTGCATCGATCCTTTCAACGGTGGCTTCTGTTGTTGGCGCTGGTGTGACTTGCAACGGCAACAAGAGCGAGGCGATGGTCGGTTACTGCACTCTGTACGGTGACACTTGCGGCGTGATGTGCGCTCTTGGAGACTTGTGGAAAACGCAGGTCTATGCGCTTGCTCGTTACATTAACCGTGATTCAGAAATCATCCCGAAGGCTTCGATCGATATTCCGGCGAGTGCGGAACTCTCCGAAGCGATGAACGTCGATGAAGGCAAGGGCGACCCGATCCTTTACCCATACCACGACAAGCTCTTTGCCATGTGGGTCGAGAAGGGCGTGAGCCTTGCGCATACCGAAAGGCTTGCGATGGAAGGGACTCTCTGCGAAACGCTCGGTGTGGATGCCGCCTACTTTAAGGCTCATCTCCCGACGGTTGAAGCGGCTCTCGAGGACATGCGGTTCTGGTACCGTAGGTTCAAGGGACTTGCCTTGGCTAAGCGCATCCAGTTCCCGCCGATACTCTCTGTAAGTGGGCATGCCTTCGGCGGCGAATACCGCGAAAGCCAGTTGAGCTGCTAA
- the slyD gene encoding peptidylprolyl isomerase — MKIAEKTVVQMHYTLKSDEGAVIDSSEGREPLQYIQGMHMIVPGLEKAMVGHDMGDKFDVVVIPAEGYGEYDERMTQEVPLNVFQGVDHVEAGMMFYAQTPNGPMPIRIKSVGEKTAIIDANHELAGKNLNFAIEVVSVREATEEDLKPFEHHCCCGGHDGEDHECKCGEEGHECECGGHGNKENCDGNGGCGCEHHAEHHGK, encoded by the coding sequence ATGAAAATTGCAGAAAAAACAGTCGTCCAGATGCATTACACCCTCAAGTCCGACGAAGGTGCCGTGATCGATTCTTCGGAAGGTCGCGAACCGCTCCAGTACATTCAGGGCATGCACATGATCGTTCCGGGCCTCGAAAAGGCTATGGTCGGTCACGATATGGGCGACAAGTTTGATGTTGTCGTCATTCCGGCTGAAGGTTACGGCGAATACGATGAACGCATGACCCAGGAAGTTCCGCTGAACGTTTTCCAGGGTGTCGATCATGTCGAAGCCGGCATGATGTTCTATGCCCAGACTCCGAATGGCCCGATGCCGATTCGCATCAAGTCTGTTGGCGAAAAGACGGCTATCATCGATGCAAACCACGAACTTGCTGGCAAGAATCTCAACTTTGCTATCGAAGTTGTCTCCGTCCGTGAAGCAACAGAAGAAGACCTCAAGCCGTTTGAACATCACTGCTGCTGCGGTGGTCATGACGGCGAAGACCATGAATGCAAGTGCGGCGAAGAAGGCCACGAATGCGAATGCGGTGGCCATGGCAACAAGGAAAATTGCGATGGTAACGGCGGCTGCGGCTGCGAACACCACGCTGAACACCACGGTAAGTAA
- the hisD gene encoding histidinol dehydrogenase — MKIVKVTPKSQEIDRICGREVAPSKEIHDKVMDILADIKNGGYAKAVEYAQKFDGLKGKNLRVSEAEIKKSAAKCPPEMQRALKQAIKNVRDFHVNQMEDSWLMEGKDGVVLGQRIRPMKRVGLYVPGGAGIYPSTVIMNAVPAIVAGVKDIVVVTPIKGEINRAVAFVLCELGITEVYHIGGAQAIGMLAYGAKDGKGKVVVERVDKIVGPGNVFAAVAKKEVFGIVDIDMVAGPSEVLVLADNTCDPDFVAADLLSQAEHGSGFEAAICITDNMETAQMISECVDIQVENSPKRELLQKVLDNFGRILVVKDWFDGVAIANAIAPEHMEIMTDEAESMAAQIENAGAVFIGPWSSEPVGDYFAGPNHVLPTNGTGRFFSPLGVYDFLKRMSIIKYSEKAIKKNAKAIAVVANEEGFIHHAAAVLKRL; from the coding sequence ATGAAAATCGTAAAAGTCACTCCGAAGTCTCAAGAGATTGACAGAATTTGTGGTCGTGAAGTTGCTCCGAGCAAGGAAATTCACGACAAGGTCATGGACATTCTCGCCGACATCAAGAACGGCGGTTATGCGAAGGCTGTGGAATACGCCCAGAAGTTCGATGGCCTCAAAGGCAAGAACCTCCGCGTGTCCGAAGCCGAAATCAAGAAGTCTGCCGCCAAGTGCCCGCCCGAAATGCAGCGCGCTCTCAAGCAGGCTATCAAGAATGTTCGCGATTTCCACGTGAACCAGATGGAAGATTCTTGGCTCATGGAAGGCAAGGACGGCGTGGTTCTCGGTCAGCGTATTCGTCCGATGAAGCGCGTGGGTCTCTATGTTCCGGGCGGTGCTGGCATTTATCCGAGTACCGTCATTATGAATGCGGTTCCGGCCATTGTCGCTGGTGTCAAGGACATCGTTGTCGTGACTCCGATCAAGGGCGAAATCAATCGCGCGGTGGCTTTTGTGCTTTGCGAACTCGGCATTACCGAAGTTTACCACATCGGTGGCGCTCAGGCTATCGGCATGCTCGCTTACGGAGCCAAGGATGGCAAGGGCAAGGTCGTCGTGGAACGTGTCGACAAGATTGTGGGCCCGGGTAACGTCTTTGCCGCCGTTGCGAAGAAGGAAGTCTTTGGCATTGTCGATATCGACATGGTGGCTGGCCCGTCCGAAGTGCTCGTGCTTGCAGACAACACCTGCGATCCGGACTTTGTCGCTGCTGACCTCTTGAGCCAGGCGGAACACGGTTCTGGCTTTGAAGCTGCTATCTGCATTACAGACAACATGGAAACCGCACAGATGATTAGTGAATGTGTGGACATTCAGGTGGAAAATTCCCCGAAACGCGAATTGCTCCAAAAGGTGCTCGACAACTTCGGTCGCATCCTTGTGGTGAAGGACTGGTTCGACGGTGTGGCCATTGCTAATGCCATTGCTCCGGAACACATGGAAATCATGACCGACGAAGCTGAATCCATGGCAGCCCAGATTGAAAATGCGGGTGCCGTGTTTATCGGCCCCTGGTCTTCTGAACCGGTGGGCGACTACTTTGCAGGCCCGAACCATGTGCTCCCAACGAACGGCACGGGTCGCTTCTTCAGCCCGCTCGGCGTCTATGACTTCCTCAAGCGCATGAGCATCATCAAGTATAGCGAAAAGGCTATCAAGAAGAACGCGAAGGCAATTGCTGTCGTGGCGAACGAAGAAGGCTTCATCCACCACGCCGCCGCAGTCCTCAAGAGACTGTAA
- the cimA gene encoding citramalate synthase produces the protein MKVLLYDTTLRDGNQDRKISLSLADKVQIARILDHFGFDYIEGGWPNPSNPTDEEFFKLIKDVKLKHAKIAAFGSTRRPGILPENDPLLQALIKSEAPVKTIFGKSWDLHVTDVIRTTLEENLDMIESSVAYLKEHSEEVIYDAEHFFDGYKANPEYALETLKAAELGHADCIVLCDTNGGTMPWEIEEIVKKVQARISTPLGIHVHNDSGLAVANSIYAVKAGCVMVQGVVNGYGERCGNANLTTIAADLKFKMDCDFTAAKKLSHLRQLSGNIDQIVNLPSDVHAPYVGDAAFAHKGGAHIDGVMKVSRSFEHIDPHTVGNDRVFVTSDQAGGSLVVEKLKAIKPGIDKKDPVVASLLKEIKERENAGWHFDSAEASFKLLVYRHLGMVKEPFKVLNYRVIEDKTPQGVSVSQATVKLQVGDKISHQVSEGDGPVNALDAALRKALLPFFPCMESVRLDDFKVRVLGSNVASDATVRVWTTFGDEHGYWNMVGVSSNIIEACWTAFVDGLTYKILLEDNVIPNAYKHLDVASV, from the coding sequence ATGAAAGTCCTTTTATACGATACAACGCTCCGTGACGGTAACCAAGACCGTAAAATAAGTCTCTCCTTAGCTGATAAAGTCCAGATCGCTCGAATTTTGGACCACTTTGGATTTGACTATATTGAAGGCGGTTGGCCGAACCCCAGCAATCCGACCGATGAGGAATTTTTCAAGCTCATCAAGGACGTAAAGCTCAAGCATGCAAAAATTGCCGCATTTGGCTCTACGCGCCGTCCGGGTATTTTGCCCGAGAACGATCCGCTTTTGCAGGCGCTCATCAAGTCCGAAGCTCCGGTCAAGACGATTTTTGGCAAGAGCTGGGATTTGCATGTGACGGACGTTATCCGCACGACTCTCGAAGAAAACCTCGACATGATCGAGTCTTCTGTCGCATACCTCAAGGAACATTCCGAAGAGGTGATTTACGATGCGGAACATTTCTTCGATGGCTACAAGGCGAATCCGGAATATGCGCTCGAAACGCTCAAGGCGGCTGAACTTGGCCATGCCGATTGCATTGTGCTTTGCGATACGAACGGCGGAACGATGCCGTGGGAAATCGAAGAAATCGTAAAGAAGGTTCAGGCTAGAATTTCGACGCCGCTTGGCATCCATGTCCATAACGATAGTGGTCTTGCCGTGGCAAACTCGATTTACGCTGTGAAGGCGGGTTGCGTGATGGTGCAGGGCGTGGTGAATGGCTACGGTGAACGCTGTGGTAACGCAAACCTCACGACGATTGCCGCCGATTTGAAGTTCAAGATGGACTGCGATTTTACGGCTGCCAAGAAGCTCTCTCACTTGCGCCAGCTGAGCGGCAACATCGACCAGATTGTGAACTTGCCGAGCGACGTGCATGCTCCGTATGTGGGGGATGCTGCCTTTGCCCATAAGGGCGGTGCTCATATCGATGGTGTGATGAAAGTCAGCCGCAGCTTTGAACATATCGACCCGCATACCGTGGGCAACGACCGCGTGTTTGTCACGAGCGACCAGGCCGGTGGTTCTCTCGTTGTCGAAAAGCTCAAGGCCATCAAGCCGGGCATTGACAAGAAGGATCCGGTGGTGGCAAGCCTCCTCAAGGAAATCAAGGAACGCGAAAATGCGGGCTGGCATTTCGACTCCGCCGAAGCGAGCTTCAAGCTCTTGGTCTACCGCCACTTGGGAATGGTCAAGGAACCGTTCAAAGTGCTCAACTACCGCGTGATTGAAGACAAAACGCCGCAGGGTGTTTCTGTGTCGCAGGCTACGGTCAAGCTCCAGGTGGGCGACAAGATTAGCCACCAGGTGAGCGAAGGTGACGGTCCGGTTAACGCTCTTGATGCCGCTCTCCGTAAGGCGCTTTTGCCGTTCTTCCCGTGCATGGAAAGTGTGCGCCTGGATGACTTCAAGGTGCGCGTGCTCGGTTCCAATGTGGCATCCGATGCGACGGTTCGCGTGTGGACGACGTTTGGCGATGAACACGGCTACTGGAACATGGTCGGCGTTTCGAGCAACATCATTGAGGCCTGTTGGACTGCTTTTGTCGATGGCCTTACGTACAAGATTTTGCTTGAAGACAACGTTATCCCGAATGCATACAAGCATTTGGATGTGGCGTCCGTGTAA
- a CDS encoding DnaA ATPase domain-containing protein, whose product MENTVSLLDIAESPWQQVLDRVRSECKDFFGAVILDALGYEGMCNGYALLTVPDELRENWVNSHYGDLLRKSFTAVFGSEFVDYRIRQIAPTDPIPEIKLTMPVIPRPEKKKAEVKRPKQPLALYARYTFENFVEGECNSTAFRACQAVAENPGDPALNPLFVYGESGLGKTHLLQSIAAKIQKSRPEASIVYCHAYDFLRDATAMASALHNKTGNVRELAQKFRERYELCDVLLLDDVQLLEKGLWTQDRLAILIKHLRAEGKQVVISCDRHPNLFRVVDTDNESRGSSRSSIPSISKKLLAPLASCVAVGIDEPDLATRMNLISKKSEDLPFAKADREEICRYLSMQPRKNVRLIEGLLNFLGAMNMFCKADLNLNGVKRLVAPSEHGGHVELTAKNIIEAVAMDYRVEVCELSSKRQSAAISMPRKVAMFLCRELTTDSLQNIGAMFCRDYATVIAAINSLKKQMETDASLARRVQDIRYMLEA is encoded by the coding sequence GTGGAAAATACTGTTTCTTTGTTGGATATTGCAGAGTCGCCCTGGCAACAGGTGCTCGACCGCGTGCGTTCGGAATGTAAGGACTTTTTTGGTGCCGTCATTCTCGACGCTCTTGGTTATGAGGGAATGTGCAATGGCTATGCCTTGCTCACTGTTCCCGACGAGCTTCGCGAGAACTGGGTGAATTCCCACTATGGCGATTTATTGCGCAAGTCCTTTACAGCTGTATTTGGTAGTGAATTTGTTGATTATCGCATCCGTCAGATTGCTCCAACGGACCCGATTCCCGAAATCAAGCTCACGATGCCGGTTATTCCACGTCCCGAGAAAAAGAAGGCCGAAGTCAAGCGCCCGAAGCAGCCTTTGGCACTTTACGCCCGCTATACTTTTGAAAACTTTGTCGAAGGGGAGTGCAATTCCACGGCTTTCCGCGCATGCCAGGCTGTTGCTGAAAATCCGGGTGACCCGGCTTTGAATCCACTTTTTGTCTATGGCGAAAGTGGCCTTGGCAAGACGCATTTGTTGCAGTCCATTGCCGCAAAAATCCAGAAGAGCCGTCCAGAAGCTTCCATTGTCTATTGCCACGCTTATGACTTTTTGCGTGATGCAACGGCTATGGCGTCTGCACTCCACAACAAGACGGGCAATGTGCGCGAGCTTGCGCAGAAGTTCCGCGAACGCTATGAGCTTTGCGATGTGCTTTTGCTCGACGATGTGCAGCTCTTGGAAAAGGGCCTCTGGACGCAAGACCGCCTTGCTATTCTGATTAAGCATTTGCGCGCCGAAGGCAAGCAGGTCGTGATTTCTTGCGACCGCCATCCGAACTTGTTTAGGGTGGTCGATACGGATAACGAATCCCGCGGTTCTTCGAGATCTTCGATTCCGAGTATTTCCAAGAAGCTCCTTGCTCCGCTTGCCTCCTGTGTGGCTGTGGGCATTGATGAACCGGACCTTGCAACCCGCATGAACTTGATCAGCAAGAAGTCCGAGGACTTGCCGTTTGCAAAGGCTGACCGCGAAGAAATTTGCCGTTACCTCTCGATGCAGCCGCGTAAGAACGTTCGCCTGATTGAAGGTCTCTTGAACTTCCTTGGCGCGATGAACATGTTCTGCAAGGCTGATTTGAACTTGAATGGCGTGAAGCGCCTCGTGGCACCGTCGGAACATGGCGGCCATGTGGAACTCACTGCCAAGAACATTATTGAAGCGGTGGCTATGGATTACCGAGTCGAAGTCTGTGAACTCTCGTCCAAGCGCCAGTCTGCCGCAATTTCTATGCCCCGCAAGGTGGCGATGTTCCTTTGCCGCGAACTCACGACCGATTCGCTCCAGAATATCGGTGCGATGTTCTGCAGGGACTATGCCACTGTAATCGCCGCCATAAATTCCCTCAAAAAGCAGATGGAAACGGATGCGTCCCTCGCAAGGCGTGTTCAAGATATCCGTTATATGCTGGAAGCCTAG
- a CDS encoding chloride channel protein has product MKRIHRTIAKLLVVNGYLPKLGLAAVIGFVTGLVAVAFHWGLDHAVDWVRMPWTLGILPWYAFAAVPAIGGLVVGLFIHKVARAPETAGQGTDKMIYSFHHQGGNVRARVAPVKFFASIITLATGGSAGYEGPISQIGSGIASTICKFFKMPRMMRGQFLLAGTAAGLGAIFKAPLAGALTSVEMLYREDFESNAFATSIVSSVVSFAVYVAFVGTSPLIGGVPAFPFTGGVELLACALLGVLCFPFSYLYVRFYYESERRFSKWEIPVWLKPALGGAFISLLVLAYPEVSGGGFDFIDNLMAGLVPHSLWGVLLLLGIVLAKIVATALTVGSGGSGGVFGPSLFIGGVIGAMFAGICELAFPGVIRMPEMFILVGMASFFAGAAKAPIAGVVMVCEMTGSYSLLPGLLIASVMHIAFSRNWTIYKSQVLNKFASPAHRRDMDRELIQAYDKIAKE; this is encoded by the coding sequence GTGAAGCGGATTCATCGTACAATAGCGAAACTCCTCGTGGTGAACGGTTACTTGCCAAAGCTTGGGCTTGCCGCAGTAATCGGTTTTGTGACGGGGCTTGTCGCGGTCGCGTTCCATTGGGGGCTTGACCACGCGGTGGATTGGGTTCGCATGCCGTGGACGCTTGGAATTTTGCCGTGGTACGCTTTTGCTGCGGTGCCTGCGATTGGCGGGCTTGTTGTCGGGCTTTTCATCCACAAGGTGGCGCGTGCGCCGGAGACGGCGGGGCAGGGCACCGACAAGATGATTTATTCATTCCATCATCAGGGCGGGAACGTTCGTGCGCGCGTGGCGCCGGTCAAGTTCTTTGCAAGCATCATCACGCTTGCGACGGGCGGTTCGGCAGGTTACGAAGGGCCGATTTCGCAGATTGGCTCAGGCATTGCATCGACGATTTGCAAGTTTTTCAAGATGCCGCGCATGATGCGTGGACAGTTCTTGCTGGCGGGCACGGCGGCAGGGCTTGGCGCTATTTTCAAGGCTCCTCTTGCAGGTGCGCTCACGTCGGTCGAAATGCTTTACCGCGAGGACTTTGAATCGAACGCTTTTGCAACTTCGATTGTATCCTCGGTGGTATCGTTTGCTGTTTATGTGGCGTTTGTGGGGACTTCGCCTTTGATCGGTGGCGTGCCTGCGTTCCCGTTTACGGGGGGCGTCGAGCTTTTGGCATGTGCGTTGCTTGGCGTACTTTGCTTCCCATTCTCGTACCTGTACGTGCGTTTTTACTACGAGTCGGAGCGCCGTTTCAGCAAGTGGGAAATCCCTGTATGGCTCAAGCCTGCGTTGGGTGGCGCGTTCATTTCTCTGTTGGTTCTTGCGTACCCGGAAGTTTCGGGTGGCGGCTTTGATTTTATTGACAACCTAATGGCGGGGCTTGTGCCGCATTCGCTGTGGGGCGTTTTGCTCTTGCTCGGTATCGTGCTTGCAAAGATTGTGGCGACCGCGCTTACGGTCGGTTCGGGCGGTTCCGGGGGTGTCTTTGGACCATCGCTATTTATTGGTGGGGTTATTGGCGCTATGTTTGCAGGAATATGCGAACTTGCGTTCCCGGGAGTTATCCGCATGCCCGAAATGTTCATTCTCGTCGGGATGGCGTCGTTCTTTGCGGGGGCTGCAAAAGCTCCGATTGCAGGCGTCGTGATGGTCTGCGAAATGACAGGTAGCTATAGTTTACTGCCGGGGCTTCTGATTGCATCCGTGATGCACATTGCCTTCTCGCGCAACTGGACGATTTACAAGAGCCAGGTGCTCAACAAGTTTGCGTCCCCGGCGCACCGCCGTGACATGGACCGCGAGCTCATCCAGGCGTACGATAAAATTGCTAAGGAATAG